A genomic region of Candidatus Desulfatibia profunda contains the following coding sequences:
- a CDS encoding glutamyl-tRNA reductase, whose product MDDIVLLGMNHKTALVELRECLAFSHEETLAALDKFKASPAISEVLVISTCNRIEVLMAAANTPTALET is encoded by the coding sequence ATGGATGATATTGTTTTATTGGGCATGAATCACAAAACAGCACTGGTGGAACTCAGGGAATGCCTTGCTTTCTCACATGAAGAAACCCTTGCGGCCCTCGATAAATTTAAAGCATCGCCGGCAATCAGCGAGGTCCTGGTTATTTCCACGTGTAACCGCATAGAGGTTTTAATGGCCGCTGCCAATACGCCCACAGCCTTGGAAACCG
- the ccsB gene encoding c-type cytochrome biogenesis protein CcsB, which yields MFSVGILILITIGFYILATAGYIAYLFLQKNHFQQTGYYLLAVGFMFHTILIAYGFVQSGHIPVTNLFETLSVAAWALAGVFVIFQYKFKLKVLGIYAAPLITLVMVIASWLPKEPGQVKNIYNSLWLIVHVITIFIGEAAFALACGVGLLYLVQENAIKSKHHGFFYRRLPSLELLDSTGYGCIIAGFFMLSLGLIAGFVYAKSVWGRFWSWDPKEVWSGITWLLYAALLHQRLTVGWRGRKAAIMAVIGFAVVIFTFLGVNFLLKGHHGEFTRW from the coding sequence GTGTTTTCCGTGGGAATTCTTATTCTGATTACAATTGGTTTTTACATCCTTGCCACGGCCGGGTACATTGCCTATCTGTTCTTGCAGAAAAATCATTTTCAGCAAACCGGCTACTATCTGCTCGCCGTCGGTTTTATGTTTCATACGATCCTGATTGCTTACGGGTTTGTTCAATCCGGACATATCCCGGTTACAAACCTTTTTGAGACGCTCTCGGTTGCCGCATGGGCCCTTGCCGGTGTTTTTGTGATCTTTCAATACAAGTTCAAGCTTAAGGTTCTGGGAATATATGCTGCTCCGCTGATCACGCTTGTCATGGTAATTGCATCCTGGCTGCCCAAAGAACCGGGTCAGGTTAAAAATATTTATAACAGCTTATGGCTGATCGTGCATGTTATTACCATTTTCATCGGTGAGGCCGCCTTTGCCCTGGCCTGCGGAGTGGGTCTTTTGTATCTTGTCCAGGAAAACGCCATAAAGAGCAAACATCATGGTTTTTTTTACAGGCGCCTGCCGTCCCTGGAACTGCTTGACTCCACAGGATACGGATGCATCATTGCAGGTTTTTTCATGCTCTCTTTAGGTCTTATTGCCGGTTTCGTGTATGCCAAATCGGTTTGGGGCCGGTTCTGGAGCTGGGATCCCAAAGAGGTGTGGTCCGGCATCACCTGGCTTTTATATGCCGCCTTGCTGCACCAGCGACTTACCGTTGGATGGCGCGGACGGAAAGCGGCAATTATGGCGGTCATTGGTTTTGCGGTCGTTATCTTTACGTTTTTGGGTGTCAACTTTTTGTTAAAGGGGCATCACGGAGAATTTACCCGGTGGTAA